The proteins below come from a single Candidatus Binatia bacterium genomic window:
- a CDS encoding cytochrome P450: MNALEVLQALIRREWPVRLLSPLIGKYNPFHPDFRRDPYPSYRRLRETAPIYKSPPLQSLILSRYQDVAPLLQDPRFGVDRTKARIEEKLGMFDALPSGLGEAVTTSLLMTDAPDHTRLRRLVSRAFTPRVIQRLGDRVGDLVGELLDEMAHKPDPDLIRDLADPLPLLVIAEMLGVPVADRAQLKTWSNSAVGILDPLQAEGGIRNIAEAFDGLSAHLDRVFADRRATPREDLVSALVAVEEQGDVLSEVELKSLCLLILVAGNETTTNLIGNGMLALLHHPDERRRLQDDPSLARTAIEEMLRYDSPIQMTDRVALEPLELGGKRVRKGDVVGVILASANRDPEQFSDPDRLDIGRKDNQHLAFGHGVHFCLGAQLARLEGQTAITRLLERFPDLDGERNPTSWKRSLVLRGLTSLRLDLRATAVG, encoded by the coding sequence ATGAATGCGCTCGAGGTCCTCCAGGCTTTGATCCGGCGCGAGTGGCCGGTCCGGCTCCTTTCCCCACTGATCGGTAAGTACAACCCCTTCCATCCGGACTTCCGGCGCGATCCGTATCCGAGCTACCGGCGACTTCGGGAGACCGCGCCGATCTACAAGAGCCCGCCGCTCCAATCCTTGATCTTGAGCCGGTACCAGGACGTCGCGCCGCTCCTTCAGGATCCACGCTTCGGCGTCGATCGCACGAAAGCACGCATCGAGGAGAAGCTCGGAATGTTCGACGCGCTCCCGTCGGGCCTTGGGGAAGCCGTCACGACGTCGCTCTTGATGACCGACGCACCGGATCACACGCGATTGCGCAGGCTCGTGAGTCGAGCGTTCACGCCGCGCGTGATTCAGCGTCTCGGGGATCGCGTCGGCGACCTCGTCGGCGAGTTGCTCGACGAGATGGCACACAAGCCCGATCCCGACCTGATTCGGGATCTCGCGGACCCGCTTCCGTTGCTCGTCATCGCGGAGATGCTGGGCGTGCCCGTCGCGGATCGCGCGCAGCTCAAGACCTGGTCGAATTCCGCTGTGGGCATTCTCGATCCGCTGCAGGCCGAGGGCGGCATCCGCAACATTGCCGAGGCGTTCGACGGCTTGTCCGCGCACCTCGACCGAGTGTTCGCCGATCGGCGTGCGACACCGCGTGAAGATCTCGTGAGCGCACTCGTTGCGGTGGAAGAGCAGGGCGACGTTCTCAGCGAGGTCGAGCTCAAGTCTCTGTGTCTGCTCATTCTCGTCGCGGGCAACGAGACCACGACAAACCTGATCGGCAACGGGATGCTCGCCCTCCTGCACCACCCAGACGAACGGCGCCGTCTTCAGGACGACCCGTCGCTGGCGCGTACCGCGATCGAGGAGATGCTGCGCTACGACAGCCCGATACAGATGACCGATCGCGTGGCCCTGGAGCCTCTCGAACTCGGTGGAAAGCGTGTCCGGAAGGGCGATGTGGTCGGGGTGATCCTCGCGTCGGCCAATCGCGACCCCGAGCAGTTCTCGGATCCCGACCGCCTGGATATCGGCCGAAAGGACAACCAGCACCTAGCCTTCGGCCACGGCGTTCACTTCTGCCTCGGCGCGCAGCTCGCGCGCCTCGAAGGTCAGACCGCGATCACGAGGCTCTTGGAGCGGTTCCCCGACCTCGACGGCGAGCGCAACCCGACTTCCTGGAAGCGGTCGCTGGTGCTGCGCGGCCTCACGTCCCTGCGCCTGGATCTCCGGGCCACCGCCGTCGGCTGA
- a CDS encoding wax ester/triacylglycerol synthase family O-acyltransferase: protein MARSFYERLTALDSSFLLLEKHNSPLHVASTLTIEAEPLRTEGGGIDAERIKKHMASELHRIPRYRQKLRWIPLTSRPVWVDDDRFNIDYHVRHTSLPRPGSDEQLKRLSARIMEQPLDPSRPLWETWIVEGLDGDRFALISKVHHCMIDGVSGVDLLKILLSPTPEVHELDRPRFLARRAPSPFELWRDEMLRRAFLPLQLVNGVRALVSEAEEARRETFSRLRSAADMLGSTLSLAPETPLNQPVSPHRRFDWLTMELEEVKQIRRAFGCSINDVVLAVVTGAMQRFLERRNLNPAAVDFKVMSPVSVRSEDQQGALGNQVSAWILELPIGEVDPREQIRLISARTNELKEKRSAVGATVLTDAAEWGSSTLLALGARNVSRFLPFNLVVTNVPGPQFPMYMLGAKLQRTYPLVPLVDNMGLGLAQMSYDGKLCWGFNADYDLLPDLPAIVRATQEAFDELKALAASGYQLSPESPAEDGAMPLQAVSKISS, encoded by the coding sequence ATGGCACGTAGCTTTTATGAGCGGCTCACTGCGCTCGACAGTTCTTTCCTGCTGCTCGAGAAGCACAACTCCCCGCTGCACGTCGCATCGACGCTGACGATCGAGGCGGAGCCCCTGCGAACGGAAGGGGGGGGGATCGACGCCGAGCGGATCAAGAAGCACATGGCGAGCGAGCTGCACCGCATTCCGCGGTACCGCCAGAAGCTGCGCTGGATCCCGCTCACGTCACGTCCGGTTTGGGTGGACGACGATCGGTTCAACATCGACTACCACGTCCGGCACACGAGCCTCCCGCGGCCCGGCAGCGACGAGCAGCTGAAGCGCCTTTCGGCGCGCATCATGGAACAGCCGCTCGATCCGTCTCGTCCGCTCTGGGAGACGTGGATCGTCGAAGGTCTCGACGGTGACCGGTTCGCCCTGATCTCGAAGGTGCACCATTGCATGATCGATGGCGTGTCGGGCGTCGATCTCCTGAAGATCCTGCTCTCGCCCACACCGGAAGTGCACGAGCTGGACCGGCCGCGCTTCCTCGCTCGTCGCGCGCCGTCCCCGTTTGAACTGTGGCGCGATGAGATGCTGCGTCGTGCGTTCCTTCCGCTCCAACTCGTGAACGGAGTCCGCGCCCTCGTCTCCGAGGCGGAAGAGGCTCGCAGGGAGACGTTCTCGCGACTGCGGTCCGCAGCCGACATGCTGGGGTCGACGCTCTCGCTCGCTCCGGAGACGCCGCTCAATCAACCCGTGAGCCCGCACCGTCGTTTCGACTGGCTCACGATGGAGTTGGAGGAGGTCAAACAGATCCGGCGCGCCTTCGGGTGCAGTATCAACGATGTCGTCCTCGCCGTCGTGACGGGCGCGATGCAGCGCTTTCTCGAGCGGCGGAACCTGAACCCGGCGGCGGTCGACTTCAAGGTGATGTCCCCGGTGAGTGTGCGCTCGGAAGATCAGCAGGGTGCGCTCGGGAACCAGGTTTCGGCCTGGATCCTCGAGCTTCCCATCGGGGAGGTGGACCCGCGCGAGCAGATACGCCTGATCTCCGCCCGCACGAACGAGCTGAAGGAGAAGCGCAGCGCGGTAGGCGCGACGGTTCTCACCGATGCGGCGGAGTGGGGCTCGTCGACGTTGCTCGCGCTGGGCGCGCGCAACGTGTCGCGGTTCCTCCCGTTCAACCTCGTGGTCACAAACGTCCCGGGCCCGCAGTTCCCGATGTATATGCTCGGCGCGAAGCTCCAGCGGACGTATCCCCTGGTTCCCCTCGTCGACAACATGGGCCTCGGGCTCGCGCAGATGAGCTACGACGGGAAGCTCTGTTGGGGCTTCAACGCCGACTACGACCTCCTGCCGGATCTCCCGGCCATCGTTCGGGCCACGCAAGAGGCGTTCGACGAACTAAAGGCGCTGGCGGCCAGCGGGTATCAGCTCTCACCGGAGTCGCCGGCGGAAGACGGCGCGATGCCGCTCCAGGCCGTCTCGAAGATCAGCAGCTGA